GCTGCCTCAATTGTGACATCGGGTCTTGATTCATAAATAATCATGATGGTGCCAAAGGGGGCTGTTTTATTAGAAATTTTTAATCCATTATCTAATTCTTGCTTGCTTATCTCTTGGTGTACCGGATCTTCTTGAGATTTTACTTGGTCCACCGCTTTGATCATCTGGTCAATTTTCTGATCATCGATAATTAACCGATCATACATAGCTTGATCGTCTTTTTGAAAAAGATCCAAATCTCTTTGATTAGCATTTAATAATTGGATTCGGTTTTGATCTAAAATCCGAATCATGGAGCTTAATACATTGTTTTTTATAGCTGTTGTTAAAAGTTTCATTTTAAGTCGTATTTGGTAGATCTATTTTTAAAATAACACTTATTGTGGATTTCCTTTTAGGGCCACTCTAGTACCCACGTTTTTTCCGTCGATAATATCTATAATGGTTCGCTCTTTTTTTCCATTAGCAATAAATGTAGGAATGTTTTTGGCGGCAACACGCTGTGCATATTCTAATTTAGAGCCCATGCCACCTCTTCCTTCGGCTTCTCCTTTGGTGTTTTTTTGAATGTATTTATTTAAGTTTTCATCGGGATCAACGTGCGAAACTACGTTGCTATTTTCAGCATCTGGATGACCATTATAAAGGCCGTCGATATCTGTAAGAATAATTAGTTTGTCAGCATTTATCAATTCTGCTATTAAGCTTGCGAGTTCATCATTATCTGAAAACATAGACATGGTGACCGATACAGCATCATCTTCATTCGCAATTGGAATAACGCCTTCGGATAATAAACCTTCGTAACAATTAATCATATTTTGCCGATGTACGCCGGGTGTAAAATCACGTTTTGTTGGAAGTACTTGAGCACATTTCATCCCATAATCACGAAAAATATTATAGTACAAACGCATCATTCTTGGCTGCCCAATAGCGGAATATACTTGTCTTTTTTGTGTTTTATCTTTAATGGCCGACTCGCCTAAAACTTCCATTCCCGCAATTACCGAACCCGAAGAAACAAGTATCGTAATGATATCTCTTTCGTATAATTCTGCAATTTGCTTTACTAGTTTTTTGAGTACGGGTCTAACAATTCTATTATCTCTGTTGGTCATCACATTTGTGCCAACTTTGATGACTATTTTTTGTTTATACATCCTGTTTTTCTTTACCCAATTCAACCGCACGATCAAAGGCTGCAAAAGCAGCTTCTTTAATTAATTCACCTACGTTATTATCTTCCATTGAGTTTAAGGCAGCTCGTGTAGTTCCTCCTTTACTAGCTACTTTTTCCATCCATGAATTCGGTGATAAGTTATTCTGGTTAAAAAGTTCTATGGCACCTGTAAAGGTTTGGGCGACCAAGACTTTAGAAACATTGGGAGAAAAGCCCATTTGTAAGGCAGCTTCCATCATGCTTTGCATAAAATAAAAGACATAGGCCGGACCACTTCCTGAAATCCCCGTAGAAGCATCAATAAAATTTTCATCTTTAACCAAAACAGATTTTCCAGTGGTATCTAATAAACTTTCAATGGTTAATAATTCAATTCTAGAAACTTCAGGAGAGGCTACGTAAGAGGTAAGTCCTTTGCCAATTTGTGCCGGTAAATTGGGCATCGCACGAATAATTTTTGTTAATCCTGTAATTTCTTTAATCGTATCGATTTTAACACCAGCCATGATAGAGATCAGTAGCTGGTCTGAATGTATAAGGGGCTTAATCTTTTCAAACAAATCTACCGCATGATGTGGTTTTACAGCGATAAAAATGATGTCGGCTTTGGGCACACAATCTACTAAATTTCTATGTGCATCAAAGTTTGATAATTGATTTACTTCTTCTAGTTTTTCTTCAGAAGTATCGAGAACCATAATATTCTCTTTTTTAAGGAGTTTCGATTTTGACATTCCCTTTGCGTAGGTAAGTCCCATATTTCCAGCTCCTATAACAAGTACTTGCATAATGTGTTTTGTTTTTTTAAACAGTTTAGATAAACAACATACAGTCGTCACAACTTTTCACTTCACCATAATAGGTGTTTCTATATTTATGAAGCGTAGTTACTGGTAAGCCCAAAAAGTACTTCTTGATATAGGTAACTTTAGTTATTAATTTTCCCATTTTTGGAGTGTAACGATTTTCGGTTTTTGTTTCTCTTTTGATGTATACTAATTTCATTATTTTAAATTTTTGATAGGGCCTAACATACTATTTTAATAGGCTTTTCCAAGTATAAAGTGTTAAGATTTTGTTATTCCGTTTTAAGCGGCAATACCTTGATTTTAAAGGGCTTTAAAAATAACTCAAGGTGAATGTTACGTAAAAATCAAGGCTGTTAGAACCCTTTTAAAGCCTGTAGAGGCAACTCTTAAAATCTTTAGTAAATTTGTAGAATATTATAAAAGCTACAACTACAAAAATTTAGTAAAAGACAAAAACTATGAAATACGAAAACATTCTAATTGAACAAAGAGAAGCTATAGCAACGGTAATCATTAATCGCCCCAATAAATTAAATGCCTTAAACCGGGACACCATTCAAGACTTGCACGATGCATTACAAGCGCTTGATGTAGATAAAAAAATAAAAGCAATCATCATTACAGGTAGTGGTGAAAAGGCATTTGTAGCAGGAGCAGACATTGCTGAATTTTCGAATTTTTCCGTAAAAGAAGGTGGCCAACTTGCACGAAAAGGACAACAGGTATTGTTTGATTTTATTGAAAATTTAGCAACACCTGTCATTGCAGCTGTTAATGGCTTCGCCTTAGGTGGGGGCTTAGAATTAGCCATGGCATGCCATTTCAGAATTGCCAGTGCTAACGCAAAAATGGGTTTACCAGAAGTTTCACTTGGCGTTATTCCTGGGTATGGAGGTACCCAACGCTTACCGCAATTAATTGGCAAAGGTAGAGCCAACGAAATGATTATGACTGCCGGTATGATTGATGCACAAAAAGCATTGGCATACGGTCTTGTTAATGATGTGGTACCTCAGGAAGAATTACTGCCACTTTGTGAAAAAATAGCTCAGAAGATAGCGAATAATTCTCCTGTAGCTATTTCCTACGCAATAAAAGCAGTAAATGCTGGTTTTAATAGTACTATAGATGGTTATCAAGAAGAAATTAAAGCTTTTGGAGCTTGTTTTGGCACCGAAGATTTCAAAGAGGGTACAACCGCCTTTTTAGAAAAAAGAAAAGCAAATTTTAAATAGCCACAAAGAACCTAAACCCTAATCTATGCATATCAGAAACCTTTTTGTACTACTTTTTTTTGTTTTCTTTTCTTTAGCCAATGCACAAGAAATGCCCATAGCGTATACTATTGGTGAAAAATATAATGATCGCTACACCTATTCTAATTTATTAACTATAGCCCCAGATGGCAACGGAGGTACTATTTTAGTGCGTTCCTATTTTACAGGAATAATACTAAAACCCAAAGGCTATTTTATAGAGCATTACAATGAAAATTTAGAACTTGTAGCTGAGTTTAATTATAAGCTAAAAGAGGCAAATTACGTGGATGCCTTTGTGAAAAATGGAGAAGTAAATTTACTTTTTTTAGAATACAATTACGGCTTAAAAGCCTATGAATATATCGTACATAAAAGTTCGTTTACAAGGTTTAATTTTACAAAAGAAAAAATTTTAACTATCGACTCCGATCCTGTAGAGCAGCCTTTAGATCGTAACTATTACAACAGAAATTTTGCTTCAGGTTTTACCACAACGGTACTTTTTGACAAGGAAACATCTGCTTTTGCGATCAGCTCACATCATAAAAAAGGAAAAGATAATAAACATACCATTTACGTTTTTGATGTTACTTTAAAAAAACTCATAGAGTTTGATTTTTCCAGTGAAGTTGAGGAAAAGAATTATGCCTTTGAGAATTTCGTTTTATCTAAAGACAAACAACAGGCCTACTTGATCGCTAAGGCTTATTTTAAAAAGAAACGTTTTGCTATTACAGAACGTAAATTTCAATATGAATTAGTGCAGGTTTCCAATGATCGAGGAAATACTCAGTCTTTTATAGCTGCTGAAAAATTCCCAGAAGCCTTAAATCCGATACTTACAGCCGAAAAACTGGTGTGTGTAGGTTTTTATTCGAATAGAAAAGATAACAGATACAACGGAATTGCCTACTTTGATATAGACTTAAATACCCTGAACATCAAAGACAAAAAATACCATGAATTTTCTTCTCAATTTATGTTGGATAAATTTGGGAGGGATGAAGAAGAAGATGTTAAAAACCTAATTTTTAAAGAAGTGGTTGTCGATGAGGATTTTATTCTGTTTAATGCCGAAGAATATTTTGTAACCTCTAGTTTTCAAAGTGACGTTTCAGGTACTAGGCTAAAAATAAATAGGTATCACTATAATGATATTGTTAGTGTTAAACTAAGTACCAACGGTGATATGGTTTGGGCGCGAAATATCAATAAGTCCGAAGTTACTCAGGGAGATCCGGCCTATACTTCGTATTCATCCTTTACTAAGGATAAAAACACCTACTTTTTTATTAGCACAGCGAGTGAAAACCCACAGCAATTAACCGATGAACGTATTATTTTTAAACAAGGGTTAAGTCAAAACAAAAATATTTTTGTGGTGAAATTAGACGAAGCTGGTCGTATGAATTATCAAAAAATAATTGATGGAAAAGAAGCGCGATTGCCTTTAATGGTTTCTGCTCCTTTGATTCAAAAAAACGATCAAAAAATGCTCTTTTACGCGAAGCGAGGTTCTAAAAAGCAACTTATAAAAGTGCATTTTAAATAAAAAATATATGCTGAAAGCTATTCCTATACTGTACGTCTAAGTATTTAGAACAGTTAAAAAATGTACTATGAAGATAAGTATATGGTCAGATATTAGATGTCCTTTTTGCTATATAGGAAAGAGAAATTTTGAGGAAGCCTTAGCGAATTTTCCCTATAAAGATGAGGTTATTGTGGAATGGAAAAGTTTTGAGTTAGATCCAACTATGGAAACCAGGACAGATATATCGGGTTTAGCGCATTTTATGCAGGCTAAAAACGTCGATAAACCAACAGCAGAGGGTATGTTTGCCAATGTTACAACTATGGCTAAAACCGTCGATTTAGACTTCCAGTTTAACAAAATGATACCGGCAAACTCATTAAAAGCCCACCGACTCTTACATTTTGCCAAAAAATACAATGTAGCCGATGCCGCTAAGGAAGTATTATTAAAGGCCCACTTAATCGAAGGTGAAAACATAGATGATGTAGCTGTTTTAATGCAATTAGCTGAAAAAATTGGGTTAGAACCGGCTGAGGTAAAAACAATGATCGATTCAGAAGATTTTATTTATGAAGTACGCCAGGATCAAATGGAAGCTAGGAATTTAGGTATTAACGGTGTTCCCTTTTTTGTTCTGGATCATACCTATGGTATTTCTGGAGCACAACCGGTAGCAGTTTTTACTGAAACGCTAGAAAAAGCCTGGGAAAATCATCAAGAGTAAATAACCAGAGTACCAGATACCACTGGAAATACTTATGCTATTGATGGAATTTGCGATTCATTTAGCCCGTTTATTTTTTAAGGTAGTACTGCAGTAAAGGAATATTTTTTTAAACAAATACTTTTCTAAGAACACTATAGGTCAGTTTGGAAAGATCTGGAAAGTTCATTGGTTTTAGCGCTCATTTTTTTTGACTCAGATTTTAAAAATGTCAAGAATTTAAATTTAAATGTGTATTTTTAAAGGTATAAACAAATTGGTGCTATGAAATATCTTGTGGATCCCTTTAAAAAAATGTTTGAATTTCAAGGAAAATCAACGAATAAAGAATTTTGGATTTTTTTTACCGTCAATATTATACTTTTCACAGCATTAGGCTTTTTAAGAAATCCGTTGAATATTCCATTATATGTTGGCGATATATTGAGGGTAATTTTATGTATTCCTACGCTAGCCTTAGGTTTTAGAAGGTTGAATGATGCAGGGATCAACAAATGGTTATTTCTTATACCTTTTGTGAATTTAATTTTGGCAGGTCTCCCGGAAAAAAAGCAAACGCTTTCATAAGTTAGCTTTAGAAACGAGCTGACAAAAGCAAAAAAGCCACAAACTTAAGCTTAAGTTTGTGGCTTTTTTAAATTACTATAACTCCCAACCTTTACGGTAATTACCTTTGACCCATTCGTTAGCTTTTTCGTAATTCGTAACACGCATATTCGCGCCATCCCATAAAATTTTGCGTCGACCTGGATATTGAAAAGGATCCCAATCACCGATTTTTTTACCTGGTTTTAGCTCTTTATATTGATAAGCTTTAATAGCTAAATTCCCCATTAATACAGCTTCTGTTAAGGGGCCAGCCTTCGCAAAATCAGAAGAAGTTGCCGTGTTATTTAAACAACCATTCACAAAGTTCATGGCATGCCCTGAAGTATCACCTTCTATTCGTGTTAAAGTTGGTTTTGGAGGATTAAACATCCCCATAGTTTCGGAAGGTAATAACCGTGCATTTCTAGAATAGGTGTCGGTGACCAAAATACCTTTGGTGCCATAAAAAATACTTCCACCACCAGAATCACCAATAGTCTCGTCGTCTTTTAATTCGTCTGGTAAATCTGGTTTTAAACCACCATCATACCAGTTCAGGGCAATATCACCTTGCGCTTCGGTATTAAATTTTAAACGAACTATGGAAGAGGCTGGGCATGAAGCATTATAATCTGCTTCTACAAAGTCGCCCACCCAATTGGTGGTGCAGCTAGCTTCCGCTTCAGTCGGGTAGCCTAAGCCTAAAGCACTAAAAGGGGTTTCCATGATATGGCAGCCCATATCGCCTAAAGCTCCCGTGCCAAAATCCCACCATCCTCGCCATTTAAAGGGTAAGTAACCGGAATAATAAGGCCTATCCGCTGCTGGTCCTAACCATAAATCCCAATCTAATTCCTTTGGGATAGCGTCTTGGACTGTGGGTAATGGAATGCCTTGAGGCCATACGGGTCTGTTTGTCCAGCAATCTACTTTGTAAATTTTACCTAAAAATCCAGAATCTATCCATTCTTTGGCTTGTCTGCTGCCATCACTTGATGCCCCTTGGTTACCCATTTGCGTGACAATATTATTTTCTCTAGCAACAGTAGTCATTAATCTTGCTTCATTAATATTGTGGGTTAGCGGTTTTTCTACATAAGCATGTTTTTTAGCCCGCATAAACGGTAAAGCTATGGTGGCATGGGTATGATCAGGAGTAGCTACCATAATGGCATCTAGCTCGCTCAAATGATTTTCGTATACTTTTCTAAAGTCTTTATAGAGTTTTGCTTTTGGATGTAATTTTGTACTGGCTTCTATTTGGCGATTATCAACATCGCATAAGCTGACAAACTTTACCTTTTGAGTATTGGTCAAGTCTCTGATGACCCCACCCCCACGTCCTCCAATTCCGAAAGCACCCATGTAAAGGGTATCACTAGGTGGAACATGAGTTTTTCCTAGAACAAAACTGGGAACAATGGAAAATACAGCGGAGGCTGCAACGGAGTTTTTAATAAACTTTCTTCTTTGCATGATAGTTATTCGTTAGTTGAATTCGATCACTTAAAGTACAAAATTAAATTAAAGGAAGGTTTTAAAAATTTTGAAAATGATTTTGAATTTAACTAAGTATTTAAAATTCAGAGAATTATATTTTTAAAAATCTCATTCTTAAAATAGGGTTAAATTTTAAGGTTCTTTTAAAAGCGGCTGACCATTCCATTCTTGGTAAAAATTTTCAAGATAAGTAAGCATAAATTGGTGGCGTTCCTCGGCTAGTTTTTTACCTGTTTCCGTATTCATTTTGTCTTTTAGCAGCAGTAGTTTTTCATAGAAGTGATTTATAGTAGGTGCATCCGATTTTTTATAGGCTGCTTTGGTCATATTAAGTTGCGGCGGAATCTCTGGATTATAAAGCGCCCTATTTTTGAAACCTCCATAATTAAAGGCACGAGCAATACCAATAGCTCCAATAGCATCTAAGCGATCCGCATCTTGTATAATTTGTAATTCTAAGGAATTAAATTTCTTTTTCTTTTTTTCGAGGCTCGATTTAAAAGAGATGTTTTCAATGATTTGAATTACATGAGCGATTGTTTTTTTATCTACTTTTAAAGAAGATAAAAACTGTTGCGCTAGTTTTGGCCCTACTGTTTCGTCACCATTGTTAAACTTAGCATCGGCAATATCATGTAAAAGAGCACCCAAGCTTACGACCAAAATATTAATATTTTTTTCGTCTTTCGCGATGAGTAAAGAATTGCGAAAAACACGTTGTATGTGAAACCAATCATGCCCACCTTCGGCACCTTGTAATGTTTCTTCTACAAATGCAATAGTTTCTTCTACGATTTCAGTATTGGTCATTTAAAAGCGGTTACTCCCGAAGTTATTGTTTGTTCTATTTGCACCAATAATTCGTCAAAATTACCAGTATTTTCTATGGGTTTATGCACGTCTAGTGTAATATGATTGCCAAGACCGTTAGGGAATTTTCCGTATCGTAACATTTTCCAAGAATTGTTAATACTAATCGGGACAATTAATGCAGATGGGGCATTTTTCATTAAAATTTTTAAGCCTGTTGGTTGAAAGGCTTTTGGGAGCCCTGTTCTACTGCGTGTGCCCTCTGGAAAAATAACGGCACTTCTATTATGTGCTTCAATATAAGTGCCCAACTTCATAATTTGCCCTAAGGCTTGTTTACCATCTTTTCGGTCAATTAATACGGACCCACCATGCACCAAGTTGTAAGAAACGCTGGGGATACCCTTACCTAACTCTATTTTACTTACAAATTTTGGATGATACTTACGCATCCACCAAATAATTGGCGGAATATCATGCATACTTTGGTGATTGGCGACTATGATTAAGGGTTTTCCAATAGGTATTTTATGGGGATTATTAAAAGTGTATCTTGTGCCTAACAGCATAGAACACCTTAACAAGCATAAATTTAAAACACTAACTACTTTTTTTAATCCAATGTACCCAAATATATGATGACCAAGCCATTGTAAAGGATGAAAAATAAGTAAGCATACCCCAAAGGATAGTTGATACAGTATACTTAACGGATATGCTAGAAATTTTTGCATGTTACAAAAATAAAAAACCGCTCCTTTTAAAGAGCGGTTTTATTCAAATTTTTATAATAATTCTAAAACTTTAATTGCTGCGAACTATTTAACAGAATTCGTTATATGCAGCCATTAAATTCTCCGCAATAACTTCTGCTGGTCTTCCTTCAATATGATGGCGCTCGATCATGTGCACTAATTCTCCGTCTTTAAATAAAGCCATACTCGGTGACGAAGGAGGAAAAGGTACCATTAAACTTCTCGCTTTATCCACAGCTTCAAAATCTACACCCGCAAAAACGGTAACGGCATGGTCTGGTTTTTTGCTATTTGTTAAACTAAATTTTGCGGCAGGTCTAGCATTTGCTGCGGCACAACCACAAACAGAGTTTACAACAACTAAGGTAGTTCCTTTGGCATTAATAGCTTTTTCAACAGCTTCTGCGCTATGTAATTCTTCAAACCCGGCCCCAGCTAGGTCTTCTCTCATTGGTTTTATTAATTCTGCAGGATACATAATTTTTATTTTTAAGACTAATTATAATATTCATCAAAGATAACTAATTTGTTACAGTTCTTCCGTAACCTTAACGTTTCATTACTATAAATTTTGTATTTGAAAATGATATCTTTGGCAAAAATTTTTAAGAATGAAATGGATTTTATTTTTTGTCATATTTTATATTCTCCAAAAACTATTTAGTGCATCGAGAACCAAGGTTTTTTCACAAAATACAAAATCAGTTTCTCCTGCCGATTTTGAACTTAATTTACTTTCTTTATGTTCTTTGGTAATCAAGGCTGATGGAAACGTGAGTCAGAGAGAAATGGACTATGTGCAACGTTATTTTGTAAGTACGTATGGGAAAGACAAAGCCAATGCCATCTTTAGAACCTTCAATGAGGTGATTAAAAAAAGGGAAATTTCGGCACAACGTATTTGCGATTATATGAATTTGCGAACTAGTATTGAGGTACGTTTGCAGTTAGTACATTTTTTATTCGGAATTGCTCAAGCTGATGGTACTGTTAGTGCTGCTGAAATTACGAAAATAGAAGAAATAGCTAGATTTTTAAGAATTGGACAGAGCAGTTTTGAAAGTGTCAAAGCGATGTTTATTAAAAATGCAGACAACGCGTATAAAATTCTAGAAATAGAAAAATCTGCTACGGATGATGAAGTTAAAAAAGCATACAGGACCATGGCAAAAAAATACCATCCAGACCGTGTGAACACAGAAAACGAAGCCATAAAAAAAGGAGCTGAAGAAAAGTTTAAGGAAGTGCAAATTGCGTACGAAACCATTCAGAAAGAACGTGGCATCAACTAAATTAAATACTATAGTGTTTTACAAATAGCGAGAATTATGGAAAATTTTTGGTTTTACTTGAAAATGGGTTTGGAGCACGTATTAGATCTAGCGGCGTATGATCATATTCTTTTTTTAACTATTTTAACGGTGCCTTTTACGTTTAAATCGTGGAAAAAAGTAGTGTTTCTCGCTACGGTTTTTACAGTAGCGCATTGTATTTCGCTGGCATTATCAGCCTATAAAGTGATTGAGGTTAATGTAAGTATTATTGAGTTTTTAATTCCTGTAACCATTTTACTGACCGCTATATTTAATTTAAGATATTTCAAAGCAAAAGAAGCGCATAAAAATTTAGTATGGCACGGTATTGCCACTGCTTTTTTTGGTCTTATTCACGGGTTTGGCTTTTCTAATTACTTTAAAATGTTAATGGCCGAAGAAGAGGATATTATAACACCACTTTTGGGTTTTGCAACAGGAATAGAACTTTCGCAATTGGTAATTGTACTTTCGATACTCGTATTTGCCTTTATTGTGCAGTCGATATTTAAGCTAAAACAAGCCTTGTTTGTCCTAGGGATGTCTATTTTAGTGATCTTGATAACCCTTCCCATGTTACGCGAAACCTATCCTTTTTAAATTTTTATTTAAAATATATCTCTTGGTGATTGTTAGGCTTGGTGAAAGCGGGTATCTTAGTGCTTTGTTAGAGATACAATACATTTTTCTTAAATTATAAATGATAGAAGTAAAACAGAAAAAATACGATAAGGCCTATTTGCGAATGGCTAACGAGTGGGGAAAATTATCGTTTTGTAAACGAAAGCAAGTAGGAGCTATTGTGGTAAAAGACCGTATGATTATTTCCGACGGCTATAATGGTACGCCAACTGGTTTTGAAAATCATTGTGAAGATGAGGAGGGTTACACAAAATGGTATGTTTTGCATGCCGAAGCTAATGCATTATCAAAATTAGCGTCGTCAACACAATCCTGTGATGGGGCCACTTTATATATTACTTTATCACCTTGTAAAGAATGTAGTAAGCTGATTCATCAATCTGGCATAAAACGTGTAGTATACCAAAATGCGTATAAAGATGATGAAGGTCTTCAGTTTTTAAAAAAGGCAGGAGTACACTTAGTGCATCTCGCAACTATTGATGACAACTAACACTATTTTAATTTAAAAGTAAATGAAGAAAAAGCAATCCTTTATGTGGCCAACGCTTTTAGCGGGAACGCTAGCCCTTGGCGTGTTTATTGGAGGCAAACTTCATTTTAACGATACGCCCGAAAAGTTATTTACTACCAATTCAAAAAAAGATAAGCTCAATAGGCTAATCGATTATATCGACTATGAGTATGTAGACGATATTAATACCGATAGTATTGTTGATGTAGCTGTAAATAATATTTTAGATAAGTTAGATCCACATTCTGTGTATATCCCTAAGAAAAGTATGGCTAAGGTATCTGAAAATATGAAGGGAGACTTTGTAGGTATCGGGATTAGTTTTTTTATGGAAAACGATACTATTGCGGTGGTCAGAGCCATTGAGGGTGGGCCTAGTTTTAAAAATGGTATTCAACCTGGTGATCGCATTTTGATGGCAGATAATATGCCTTTATTTGGACAGGAGATTAGTAATGAAAAGGTTATTGACAAGTTAAAAGGACTTAAGGGAACTCCTGTAAAACTTAAAATATACCGTAAACAAGATGATAAAATTTTTGATATCATTCTAAAACGCGATGATATTCCGCTAAAAAGTGTAGACGCGGCTTACATGT
The sequence above is drawn from the Cellulophaga sp. Hel_I_12 genome and encodes:
- a CDS encoding HupE/UreJ family protein, translating into MENFWFYLKMGLEHVLDLAAYDHILFLTILTVPFTFKSWKKVVFLATVFTVAHCISLALSAYKVIEVNVSIIEFLIPVTILLTAIFNLRYFKAKEAHKNLVWHGIATAFFGLIHGFGFSNYFKMLMAEEEDIITPLLGFATGIELSQLVIVLSILVFAFIVQSIFKLKQALFVLGMSILVILITLPMLRETYPF
- a CDS encoding DUF805 domain-containing protein, yielding MKYLVDPFKKMFEFQGKSTNKEFWIFFTVNIILFTALGFLRNPLNIPLYVGDILRVILCIPTLALGFRRLNDAGINKWLFLIPFVNLILAGLPEKKQTLS
- a CDS encoding DsbA family protein; the protein is MKISIWSDIRCPFCYIGKRNFEEALANFPYKDEVIVEWKSFELDPTMETRTDISGLAHFMQAKNVDKPTAEGMFANVTTMAKTVDLDFQFNKMIPANSLKAHRLLHFAKKYNVADAAKEVLLKAHLIEGENIDDVAVLMQLAEKIGLEPAEVKTMIDSEDFIYEVRQDQMEARNLGINGVPFFVLDHTYGISGAQPVAVFTETLEKAWENHQE
- the proB gene encoding glutamate 5-kinase produces the protein MYKQKIVIKVGTNVMTNRDNRIVRPVLKKLVKQIAELYERDIITILVSSGSVIAGMEVLGESAIKDKTQKRQVYSAIGQPRMMRLYYNIFRDYGMKCAQVLPTKRDFTPGVHRQNMINCYEGLLSEGVIPIANEDDAVSVTMSMFSDNDELASLIAELINADKLIILTDIDGLYNGHPDAENSNVVSHVDPDENLNKYIQKNTKGEAEGRGGMGSKLEYAQRVAAKNIPTFIANGKKERTIIDIIDGKNVGTRVALKGNPQ
- a CDS encoding 1-acyl-sn-glycerol-3-phosphate acyltransferase, which translates into the protein MQKFLAYPLSILYQLSFGVCLLIFHPLQWLGHHIFGYIGLKKVVSVLNLCLLRCSMLLGTRYTFNNPHKIPIGKPLIIVANHQSMHDIPPIIWWMRKYHPKFVSKIELGKGIPSVSYNLVHGGSVLIDRKDGKQALGQIMKLGTYIEAHNRSAVIFPEGTRSRTGLPKAFQPTGLKILMKNAPSALIVPISINNSWKMLRYGKFPNGLGNHITLDVHKPIENTGNFDELLVQIEQTITSGVTAFK
- a CDS encoding enoyl-CoA hydratase/isomerase family protein, translating into MKYENILIEQREAIATVIINRPNKLNALNRDTIQDLHDALQALDVDKKIKAIIITGSGEKAFVAGADIAEFSNFSVKEGGQLARKGQQVLFDFIENLATPVIAAVNGFALGGGLELAMACHFRIASANAKMGLPEVSLGVIPGYGGTQRLPQLIGKGRANEMIMTAGMIDAQKALAYGLVNDVVPQEELLPLCEKIAQKIANNSPVAISYAIKAVNAGFNSTIDGYQEEIKAFGACFGTEDFKEGTTAFLEKRKANFK
- a CDS encoding HD domain-containing protein; its protein translation is MTNTEIVEETIAFVEETLQGAEGGHDWFHIQRVFRNSLLIAKDEKNINILVVSLGALLHDIADAKFNNGDETVGPKLAQQFLSSLKVDKKTIAHVIQIIENISFKSSLEKKKKKFNSLELQIIQDADRLDAIGAIGIARAFNYGGFKNRALYNPEIPPQLNMTKAAYKKSDAPTINHFYEKLLLLKDKMNTETGKKLAEERHQFMLTYLENFYQEWNGQPLLKEP
- a CDS encoding BrxA/BrxB family bacilliredoxin, yielding MYPAELIKPMREDLAGAGFEELHSAEAVEKAINAKGTTLVVVNSVCGCAAANARPAAKFSLTNSKKPDHAVTVFAGVDFEAVDKARSLMVPFPPSSPSMALFKDGELVHMIERHHIEGRPAEVIAENLMAAYNEFC
- a CDS encoding TerB family tellurite resistance protein → MKWILFFVIFYILQKLFSASRTKVFSQNTKSVSPADFELNLLSLCSLVIKADGNVSQREMDYVQRYFVSTYGKDKANAIFRTFNEVIKKREISAQRICDYMNLRTSIEVRLQLVHFLFGIAQADGTVSAAEITKIEEIARFLRIGQSSFESVKAMFIKNADNAYKILEIEKSATDDEVKKAYRTMAKKYHPDRVNTENEAIKKGAEEKFKEVQIAYETIQKERGIN
- a CDS encoding Gfo/Idh/MocA family protein — its product is MQRRKFIKNSVAASAVFSIVPSFVLGKTHVPPSDTLYMGAFGIGGRGGGVIRDLTNTQKVKFVSLCDVDNRQIEASTKLHPKAKLYKDFRKVYENHLSELDAIMVATPDHTHATIALPFMRAKKHAYVEKPLTHNINEARLMTTVARENNIVTQMGNQGASSDGSRQAKEWIDSGFLGKIYKVDCWTNRPVWPQGIPLPTVQDAIPKELDWDLWLGPAADRPYYSGYLPFKWRGWWDFGTGALGDMGCHIMETPFSALGLGYPTEAEASCTTNWVGDFVEADYNASCPASSIVRLKFNTEAQGDIALNWYDGGLKPDLPDELKDDETIGDSGGGSIFYGTKGILVTDTYSRNARLLPSETMGMFNPPKPTLTRIEGDTSGHAMNFVNGCLNNTATSSDFAKAGPLTEAVLMGNLAIKAYQYKELKPGKKIGDWDPFQYPGRRKILWDGANMRVTNYEKANEWVKGNYRKGWEL
- the proC gene encoding pyrroline-5-carboxylate reductase, giving the protein MQVLVIGAGNMGLTYAKGMSKSKLLKKENIMVLDTSEEKLEEVNQLSNFDAHRNLVDCVPKADIIFIAVKPHHAVDLFEKIKPLIHSDQLLISIMAGVKIDTIKEITGLTKIIRAMPNLPAQIGKGLTSYVASPEVSRIELLTIESLLDTTGKSVLVKDENFIDASTGISGSGPAYVFYFMQSMMEAALQMGFSPNVSKVLVAQTFTGAIELFNQNNLSPNSWMEKVASKGGTTRAALNSMEDNNVGELIKEAAFAAFDRAVELGKEKQDV
- a CDS encoding dCMP deaminase family protein; amino-acid sequence: MIEVKQKKYDKAYLRMANEWGKLSFCKRKQVGAIVVKDRMIISDGYNGTPTGFENHCEDEEGYTKWYVLHAEANALSKLASSTQSCDGATLYITLSPCKECSKLIHQSGIKRVVYQNAYKDDEGLQFLKKAGVHLVHLATIDDN